CGAATGTCTATCATAATAAAAGAGAATCGACAAAATAAGGTGAACTAGGGTAAGCTTCTTCATCTGTTATTAGCAGAATAAATTTGTAGCGTTAAATGCATGATCATCAATATACTACAACGATCATTAGAGCTTATACATTGTTGAAAAAATTCTGTGGCATGTCTTTACATGTATGAATCAGCTATGTCTAAAGCTATACAAAGAATTACTCATATACAGGTTGCTATATCGTGCTGTTATCACCTTACAGTACAGATGTATCAGATAAATGGGTATGCCGGCCTCACCGGTCGGTGACAACTGGATTTCCGTTCGTATCAGACAAATGGATAGTCCGGCTTGACTGGTTAATGACAACAGGATTTCCAGATTCATCTAAATGAATCATAGCAACATCACCAGCCATGAAATCCCCAGAAAGTAAAGATTCACTCAGGAGATCTTCAACCATTTGGGTGACAGCCCTCCTCAGAGGGCGTGCGCCATAGTTTCTGTCAAATCCTTGCTGGCATATAAGCTCCATTACATCTTCTGATACCTCCAAACTTATTCCGAATGAAACAAGCCTAGCTCTTACCTCCGCAAGCATCAGGTTTAGTATCTCGAGCATCTGCAACGAAACATACAAAGCAGTTACTCACGGTAGCCGATTGCTTTCTAAGAAATGTGCCAGAATAAAAGATCGCTCTATGGTCCATTTCAGTTCTCAGATTAATGCAATTTTTTGAATCAAACTAGGGGTCATCAAATAGGCTACAAGATGTAGATGTTTATAATACGAACCTGGGTCTTCTCTAGTGGACGGAATACCACTACTTCGTCTATCCTGTTCAGTAACTCTGGGCGGAAGTATGTCTTGAGCTCTTCCATCACTATTGCTTTCATACCAGCATAGGAGGCTGCTGATTCATCATCAGCAAGCAAGAAGCCGATAGTATTCTGTCTACCCTTTACTATGGCTGTCGAACCCACATTAGAAGTCATAACTATCAAGGCATTCTTAAATGACACTCTTCTTCCCTGTTGAATCAAGTTCCATAATTAGCAATGCCAACATCCAAGGATAAGAAATTCTTAAATTAAAATGTTCCGAGACAAGTGTTTTTTTGACAAACTGGTACTGATGTTCCGAGACAAGTTTTACAATCTATCTTATGGaatattttaaaatcaaaccTGAGAGTCCGTTAGGTGACCATCTTCAAACAACTGAAGGAGAATATTGAAAATGTCAGGATGAGCCTTTTCGATCTCATCTAGCAGCACTACAGTGAAGGGTTTTTTTCTGATAGCTTCAGTAAGAGGCCCTCCTTCTCCGTAGCCTACATAACCAGGAGGCGATCCAATTAACTTGCTCACAGTATGCCGCTCCATGTATTCGCTCATATCCAATCTGAGCATGGCAGATTCCTGGACAACACCAAAAGATACTTTGCTGAGTACATTGAATTCACAAAACCTAGTGATCGTTAAAACAAAACAGAACCGAATATAACAAATATAACTCTAGGAACCAGATGATGAACTTCTAAAAAAAAAGTAGATGACAATTTTTGAGTCTTATCCGCAATTTTCATCTAAAAGGTTGGATTGAGAATGTTGTTCAGATGAATCTTATTTGATTCAATACTTTCTCTGAAATCACCAACCGCCTAGGACCAAGAGATACAAATTCAAAGTGATGACAAGATTAAAGCCATTGCTACCTAAACGACTATGATCCAATTCTTTAATGAAATATATGTACTATCGATCTCTCTTAGTAATTTTGATTTATTTTGCCAAATTACGTGCCTCCACCATAGCCAATTAGAGAAttcttttgttctttcttttggGGTGGTGGTGGGGGAAGAGGGGAGGGGGTGGAAGATGCAAGGATATAGAAAGAGGAGACACTATCTAGTTAATGTAGcggatttttgagatatataaGCAAtgcttttctttattttattattgaAATGGATGAAGATCATCTGATCCTGGTAATGGTAAAAGAGATTTGAAATAAGCCAGTAAGACCACTACCTAGTATGTGTAAACTAGAAGTACTTATTAGTCAACTAATAATCAGAACTCCTGCTCCAACAAGATTAAATGGTGGTTGCTCATTTGACCCGCAATAGCCAAAGAAACCTAGACTGACCACACAGCACAGCCTCTGGCACCCTGcccctctctcttttcttttttactcTGTATGTTCAGAACCAGCAAAAGCACAATCTTCACATCCTATAATCATAGTTTAATACTTTCTTTAACCGAATAACCACTACCAGCAACCTAGAAAATTCCCAAGACCACCAGGCACCAAAAAGGTCCTGAGAACACCGTTACTATCACCAATATCTAACCATTGCCACCGAAATGGCTGGATTGCAACTTTTTAAACAAATTTAACTTCACTGGCAGAAACTTGGTGACTGCCTGGTGAAACAATTAAGGCATCTAGAATGAAAAGATAGAAGCAGATTTCTTAGTTTACAAGTTCTTCTAAATTTCAGACAAACCAATAGGGGTTTGATTTTGTTTGCCCGAATTATGCAGCTCCTGGTCAACATGCTCTACATTTAGATGACCAAAATCACGGGGAAGCAACTTCTTTTTAGAGTTTTAAATTTCTCCTCATTTGTTTAATCTGGAGACACATTTTTTGATGAATAATGCGAAACAGCTTATTTTATTAATACTTACCGAACCAAAATAAGATGCTGCCAGAGCTTTAGCCAGTTCAGATTTTCCAACTCCAGTAGGACCACAGAAGAGCATCGCCGAAATTGGTCTATCTGGGTCCTTGAGGCCAGTTCTGGATCTCTTAACAGCCCGACAAATGGATGTAACAGCCTCGTCCTGACCAACAACCCTTTTCTTAAGCTGCTCATCAAGACCAACCAGAAGCATTCTTTCGTCAACAGTAAGCTGCTTAAGGGGAATGCCTGTCCAGAGTGAAGCAACTGCTGCTATTTCCTCAGGTCCAACTACCGGGGGTCTATAGTAAAATCAAAGAATTTAAGTTAATTTACTTCTGATTTAAATTTATGACTTTCAGACAAATTGCAGATACATACTCATCTTCATCAGATGTAGAAGACGATGCTGGCTGCAAATCAAGTTCACTGCCATCATTCAAACGAGACGCATCATCATTTTCAGTCAGCTTGCTTGCCAGGATCTGTTTGTAGAGGGGGCACGGGTTTGTTGAATTTAGACCACATAAGGAAGTTCAAACTTTTAACGACAAGCAAAATCTAGAGAGATTGTGTAACATTTAAGTACAGTTACCACTTCATGCATGGCTTGAACAGCTCTAATTTCCTGCCAATAATCACTTGGTGGTTGTGAGAGTACAGATATCTGCTGTTCCTTTCTTCTTTTGTGAGCTTGCATACGAGATTTACTACCAGCCTCATCCATAAGATCGATAGCTTTGTCAGGAAGATACCTATCCGGTATATATCTTGCTGATAGTTGCACAGCAGCATTTATGGCTTCCAGACTGTATCTACACTTGTGATGTGACTCATATTTTTCACGCAACCCCAACAGTATCTGGACAGCATCCGCCTATATAATTTAGGAACAGGAATATCTGTTAGGACATTACATACCCACTTGTTCATACATATGCATACAGTATTATACTATTATTCACCTGATTTGGTTCATTAATCAAGACGGGCTGGAACCTTCGGGCAAAGGCCTTGTCTTTCTCAATATGTAATCTGAACTCATCCATGGTGGTAGATGCAATACACTGTTGCAAGAAAAAAGTTTACGAGCAAAGTCCATAAAACCAGATTTTAAACATCAAATGATCATTTGAATTTAAGCAACTAAATATCAAAGGATATGCATAGATGGACAACATACATATAACACACATATTAAGACATACAAGCATAAAAGTATTTGTGTTCTTTTTGTGTGAAGGCACTAATGCGTGTTGTTGGGACATCCTTTTCACCAACTTTCTCAAACCATAGGAAGAATCTTAGGAGCAGAATCTACGTAAAAGGATAATTGGTGTTTCTTCAGCAGGATCTTTTTCTCCGTTTTGTAAATTTAATGTTGAAAGAGAAACTTATATTGATAGAAATATTGAGGAACAAGCAGGTCAAGGGACAACAAGAGGATAAAAGAACATATGCTCAAAGAATACAGCAGAATTACGCCAAAACAAACTTCAAAAGTTAATTCAGCATCGCTGAAGAAAACACGCATACATCAATGGCTAGAAACCTTCGTCCCCTATCTGCAGATTAACAAATAGTTTATTTGACAAGTTCATCAGACTTTCTACATCTAAGAATGGAAGCCCACCGTCATGAATGCAACTACATAGAGTAATGCAGGGAACCAGAATAGGAAATTACCTGCAGTTCACCCCGGCCAAGTGGTGGCTTTAGCAAATTAGCAATGTCAAGACCAGAACCCTTATTTCCCCGTCCAACTGTGCCAGCACCAACAAGGGTGTGGACCTCATCAATGAATAGAATGACATGACCTGCAAATTATGTCAGTAGGCTTAGCCGATGATCAAAGAGTTTGACCAAATTCTACTTCCATTCTATGCTCACCTGACTTTTTTACCTCCTTAATTAATGTAGTCACACGTGCCTCTAATTCACCTCTCTCCTTTGCACCCGAAATCAATAGGCCAATGTCTAAAGACATTACCTGCTTTTTCTGTGTACATAGCAAAAAAACCCTAGTTAAATTGGTGCAGTAGCTAGCGGAACAAGAATAcccaaaaaaaggaaagaaagaaaaagaaaaacaaaatatgAATTCATTGAAAAGCCAACCATTAAGAATGCAGGAATATTTCCCTCAGCAATGTTTATCGCCAGCCCTTCGGCTATCGCTGTTTTCCCAACCCCAGCTTCACCAAGCAGAATAGGATTGTTTTTTGTTCGGCGACAGAGTATCTCGATAATTCTCTGAACTTCAGTTTCCCTGCCAATTACTGGATCTATAAGGCCCTCACTTGCACGGGAAGTAAGATCTACACAAAATTGCTCCAGAGCATTTTTCTCTGCTGGAAACGGAACTCATCTGAGACAGTGTGCCGAAATAAACACTAACAAGAGAGTGAGAGGAACTGGCCATACCTTTTGTTTTCTCAGCGGATCTGTCGATAGTTATTTTTCCTGGAAAGGATTTCTCGCGTGACCTTTTGAATGAAATTGGCTCTCTACCATCTTTAGCAAGCTCTCCTTGAAGCCTGGAAACTGCCTCAGCTGCCAACCGATTTATATTTACTCCTAACCTGAAATTAGGTCAGTCTACCTCCATTAAAGTCTTATACACATAATGTGTAACAGACAACAGAAAGATAATCATATTgcaagacagaaggtatataatACTCAATCAGGAAGGTAAAGAGGGATATTGACCAAGCTGGTTGCATTGTAAAATAGAAATTTTACAACAAACAAGAAATCAGTATGCattgtttgtttatttatttatctataaTTAAATCAGTATGCATTGTCTCAAGAGCTGATTGACTTCCACAACCTTGATACTGGGTTCAAAAGTATGGCGAAATATATTTGCATGTAAAGTAATAACTCAATGTTATACCGATATTCACTTGCAGCTTTGAGAAAAACACATGAGTCAAAGCAGAA
The nucleotide sequence above comes from Lycium barbarum isolate Lr01 chromosome 3, ASM1917538v2, whole genome shotgun sequence. Encoded proteins:
- the LOC132633124 gene encoding chaperone protein ClpD, chloroplastic isoform X2, which encodes MELSCSSPLSVNFNPQLRRYVSVYPQRKQTVFSIFPYCPSSTTTTTCSTSSSSSTSSLFGISLSHKPHNSITRKNKRSLYIISGVFERFTERSIKAVMFSQKEAKALGKDMVYTQHLLLGLIAEDRSPGGFLGSKISIEKAREVVKSIWNDDVNESEDNIVKLGSKESVTSATDVAFSSSTKRVFEAAVEYSRTMGYNFIAPEHIAIGLFTVDDGSAGRVLKRLGVNINRLAAEAVSRLQGELAKDGREPISFKRSREKSFPGKITIDRSAEKTKEKNALEQFCVDLTSRASEGLIDPVIGRETEVQRIIEILCRRTKNNPILLGEAGVGKTAIAEGLAINIAEGNIPAFLMKKQVMSLDIGLLISGAKERGELEARVTTLIKEVKKSGHVILFIDEVHTLVGAGTVGRGNKGSGLDIANLLKPPLGRGELQCIASTTMDEFRLHIEKDKAFARRFQPVLINEPNQADAVQILLGLREKYESHHKCRYSLEAINAAVQLSARYIPDRYLPDKAIDLMDEAGSKSRMQAHKRRKEQQISVLSQPPSDYWQEIRAVQAMHEVILASKLTENDDASRLNDGSELDLQPASSSTSDEDEPPVVGPEEIAAVASLWTGIPLKQLTVDERMLLVGLDEQLKKRVVGQDEAVTSICRAVKRSRTGLKDPDRPISAMLFCGPTGVGKSELAKALAASYFGSESAMLRLDMSEYMERHTVSKLIGSPPGYVGYGEGGPLTEAIRKKPFTVVLLDEIEKAHPDIFNILLQLFEDGHLTDSQGRRVSFKNALIVMTSNVGSTAIVKGRQNTIGFLLADDESAASYAGMKAIVMEELKTYFRPELLNRIDEVVVFRPLEKTQMLEILNLMLAEVRARLVSFGISLEVSEDVMELICQQGFDRNYGARPLRRAVTQMVEDLLSESLLSGDFMAGDVAMIHLDESGNPVVINQSSRTIHLSDTNGNPVVTDR
- the LOC132633124 gene encoding chaperone protein ClpD, chloroplastic isoform X1 — encoded protein: MELSCSSPLSVNFNPQLRRYVSVYPQRKQTVFSIFPYCPSSTTTTTCSTSSSSSTSSLFGISLSHKPHNSITRKNKRSLYIISGVFERFTERSIKAVMFSQKEAKALGKDMVYTQHLLLGLIAEDRSPGGFLGSKISIEKAREVVKSIWNDDVNESEDNIVKLGSKESVTSATDVAFSSSTKRVFEAAVEYSRTMGYNFIAPEHIAIGLFTVDDGSAGRVLKRLGVNINRLAAEAVSRLQGELAKDGREPISFKRSREKSFPGKITIDRSAEKTKAEKNALEQFCVDLTSRASEGLIDPVIGRETEVQRIIEILCRRTKNNPILLGEAGVGKTAIAEGLAINIAEGNIPAFLMKKQVMSLDIGLLISGAKERGELEARVTTLIKEVKKSGHVILFIDEVHTLVGAGTVGRGNKGSGLDIANLLKPPLGRGELQCIASTTMDEFRLHIEKDKAFARRFQPVLINEPNQADAVQILLGLREKYESHHKCRYSLEAINAAVQLSARYIPDRYLPDKAIDLMDEAGSKSRMQAHKRRKEQQISVLSQPPSDYWQEIRAVQAMHEVILASKLTENDDASRLNDGSELDLQPASSSTSDEDEPPVVGPEEIAAVASLWTGIPLKQLTVDERMLLVGLDEQLKKRVVGQDEAVTSICRAVKRSRTGLKDPDRPISAMLFCGPTGVGKSELAKALAASYFGSESAMLRLDMSEYMERHTVSKLIGSPPGYVGYGEGGPLTEAIRKKPFTVVLLDEIEKAHPDIFNILLQLFEDGHLTDSQGRRVSFKNALIVMTSNVGSTAIVKGRQNTIGFLLADDESAASYAGMKAIVMEELKTYFRPELLNRIDEVVVFRPLEKTQMLEILNLMLAEVRARLVSFGISLEVSEDVMELICQQGFDRNYGARPLRRAVTQMVEDLLSESLLSGDFMAGDVAMIHLDESGNPVVINQSSRTIHLSDTNGNPVVTDR